One segment of Myotis daubentonii chromosome 11, mMyoDau2.1, whole genome shotgun sequence DNA contains the following:
- the LOC132211730 gene encoding olfactory receptor 1J4-like produces MYFFLSHLAFTDVCFSSVTVPKMLTDIQTRQQSIPYVGCISQLYFFILFASVNNFLLAGMAYDRYVAICHPLRYTTIMRNGLCVLLVAGSYMVACVHALFHTLLMVRLSFGAHNIITHFFCDLTVLLKLSCSDISLNELVLFTEAGMLFFLLLCVILGSYIRIGTIILRVPSTKRLFKAFSTCGSHLSVVFLYYGTAAAVYFFSSSWGSEDIIASIIYTVVTPMLNPFIYSLRNRDIKQALEMCVNRVKFFNW; encoded by the coding sequence atgtacttcttcctcagtCACTTGGCCTTCACTGATGTCTGCTTTTCATCTGTCACTGTCCCTAAGATGCTCACGGACATTCAGACTCGGCAACAATCCATCCCCTATGTGGGGTGCATTTCTCAGTTGTATTTCTTCATACTTTTTGCTAGTGTTAACAATTTCCTTCTGGCAGGGATGGCATATGACAGGTATGTGGCCATCTGTCACCCTCTGCGCTATACCACCATCATGAGGAATGGGCTGTGCGTGTTGCTGGTGGCTGGGTCTTATATGGTTGCCTGTGTCCATGCACTTTTTCATACCCTCCTCATGGTCCGCCTGTCCTTCGGTGCCCACAATATCATCACCCACTTCTTCTGTGATCTCACTGTGCTGCTGAAGCTGAGCTGCTCTGACATCTCCCTCAATGAGCTGGTCCTATTCACTGAGGCAGGAATGCTTTTCTTCCTGCTTTTGTGTGTTATTTTAGGCTCCTATATCCGTATAGGGACCATCATCCTGAGGGTGCCCTCCACTAAGAGACTCTTTAAAGCCTTTTCCACCTGTGGCTCCCATCTCTCTGTGGTGTTTTTATACTATGGGACAGCTGCAGCTGtttactttttctcctcatcaTGGGGTTCAGAAGACATAATTGCTTCAATCATTTATACAGTAGTTAcgcccatgctgaaccccttcatctacagcctgaggaacagaGATATCAAACAGGCCTTAGAGATGTGTGTCAATAGGGTTAAGTTCTTTAACTGGTAA
- the LOC132212818 gene encoding olfactory receptor 1J4-like isoform X1 codes for MRPENQSSVSQFLLLGLPIPPGQKGVFFTLFLGMYLTTVLGNLLIILLIRLDSRLHTPMYFFLSHLAFSDLSLSSVTVPKMALNMQTQQQSISYVGCISQLYFFILFASLDNFLLAVMAYDRYVAICHPLHYTTIMREGLCVLLVAGSWILSCVHDLLHTLLLVRLSFGEDNIISHFFCDLAALLKLSCSDIFLNELVLFTEGGMIFFLPFGVILGSYIRIGNIILRVPSTKRLFKAFSTCGSHLSVVSLYYGTAAGVYFFSSSWGSKDIIASVMYTVVTPMLNPFIYSLRNRDIKQALEMCMNRFNFLKWQSINPLVAVRSTGK; via the exons atgaggcctgagaaccagagcagcgtgtcccagttcctcctcctggggctccccatcccGCCAGGGCAGAAGGGCGTGTTCTTcaccctgttcctgggcatgtacctgaccacggtgctgggcaacctgctcatcatcctgctcatcaggctggactctcgcctgcacacgcccatgtacttcttcctcagccacttggccttctctgacctttctctctcctctgtcactgTCCCTAAGATGGCCTTGAACATGCAGACTCAGCAACAATCCATCTCCTATGTGGGATGCATTTCTCAGttgtattttttcatactttttgCTAGTCTTGACAATTTTCTTCTGGCTGTGATGGCATATGACAGGTACGTGGCCATCTGTCACCCCCTGCACTATACCACCAtcatgagggaggggctgtgtgtgCTGCTGGTGGCTGGCTCCTGGATTCTCTCCTGTGTCCATGATTTGCTGCACACTCTCCTCTTGGTCCGACTGTCCTTCGGTGAGGATAATATCATCTCCCACTTCTTCTGTGACTTGGCTGCTCTCCTGAAGCTGAGCTGCTCAGACATCTTCCTTAATGAGCTGGTCCTATTCACTGAGGGAGGAATGATTTTCTTCCTGCCTTTTGGTGTTATTTTGGGCTCTTATATCCGTATAGGAAACATCATCCTGAGGGTGCCCTCCACTAAGAGACTCTTTAAAGCCTTTTCTACCTGTGGCTCCCATCTCTCTGTGGTGTCTTTATACTATGGGACAGCTGCCGGTGtttactttttctcctcatcaTGGGGTTCCAAAGACATAATTGCTTCTGTCATGTATACAGTAGTtacccccatgctgaaccccttcatctacagcctgaggaatAGAGATATCAAACAG GCCTTAGAGATGTGTATGAAtaggtttaactttttaaagtggCAATCTATAAATCCTCTGGTTGCAGTCAGGAGCACAGGGAAATAG
- the LOC132212818 gene encoding olfactory receptor 1J4-like isoform X2, whose amino-acid sequence MRPENQSSVSQFLLLGLPIPPGQKGVFFTLFLGMYLTTVLGNLLIILLIRLDSRLHTPMYFFLSHLAFSDLSLSSVTVPKMALNMQTQQQSISYVGCISQLYFFILFASLDNFLLAVMAYDRYVAICHPLHYTTIMREGLCVLLVAGSWILSCVHDLLHTLLLVRLSFGEDNIISHFFCDLAALLKLSCSDIFLNELVLFTEGGMIFFLPFGVILGSYIRIGNIILRVPSTKRLFKAFSTCGSHLSVVSLYYGTAAGVYFFSSSWGSKDIIASVMYTVVTPMLNPFIYSLRNRDIKQALEMYVNRFKFFNW is encoded by the coding sequence atgaggcctgagaaccagagcagcgtgtcccagttcctcctcctggggctccccatcccGCCAGGGCAGAAGGGCGTGTTCTTcaccctgttcctgggcatgtacctgaccacggtgctgggcaacctgctcatcatcctgctcatcaggctggactctcgcctgcacacgcccatgtacttcttcctcagccacttggccttctctgacctttctctctcctctgtcactgTCCCTAAGATGGCCTTGAACATGCAGACTCAGCAACAATCCATCTCCTATGTGGGATGCATTTCTCAGttgtattttttcatactttttgCTAGTCTTGACAATTTTCTTCTGGCTGTGATGGCATATGACAGGTACGTGGCCATCTGTCACCCCCTGCACTATACCACCAtcatgagggaggggctgtgtgtgCTGCTGGTGGCTGGCTCCTGGATTCTCTCCTGTGTCCATGATTTGCTGCACACTCTCCTCTTGGTCCGACTGTCCTTCGGTGAGGATAATATCATCTCCCACTTCTTCTGTGACTTGGCTGCTCTCCTGAAGCTGAGCTGCTCAGACATCTTCCTTAATGAGCTGGTCCTATTCACTGAGGGAGGAATGATTTTCTTCCTGCCTTTTGGTGTTATTTTGGGCTCTTATATCCGTATAGGAAACATCATCCTGAGGGTGCCCTCCACTAAGAGACTCTTTAAAGCCTTTTCTACCTGTGGCTCCCATCTCTCTGTGGTGTCTTTATACTATGGGACAGCTGCCGGTGtttactttttctcctcatcaTGGGGTTCCAAAGACATAATTGCTTCTGTCATGTATACAGTAGTtacccccatgctgaaccccttcatctacagcctgaggaatAGAGATATCAAACAGGCCTTAGAGATGTATGTCAATAGGTTTAAGTTCTTTAACTGGTAA